The nucleotide window TAATAATAAAGCCGCGCACATTGTCGTTTTGGAAAAAGGAGAGATTTATTCATACGGACAATGCGGGTTGCCATACGTAATTAACGGAAAAGTCCCTCATACTGAAGACCTGATTGCAAGGGATGTCGAGGAGTTCCGCTCGAAATACGGAATTGATGCACGCATCTTCCATGAAGTAACGGCAGTTGATACAAAACTGCAAAAAGTGAGCGGTATTGATGTAAACAGCATGGAGCCATTCGAATTTATATACGATAAACTGCTCATTGCTACAGGAGCATCACCGACAATGCCGAAAATCGACAATGGCGACCTAAAGGGCATTCATACTGTAAAAACGATTCCGCAAATGGATGCACTGATGGAACAGTTGCCGCATGTGAAGCACGTGACGGTCATCGGCGGGGGCTATATTGGTCTGGAAGTAGTTGAAACATTACGGGAGCGCGGTCTGGATGTACGTCTCATTCAACGCGGAAGCACATTAATGTCGATTTTGGATGCACAGCTGACTGGTATTATTTATGAGGAAGCTATCAAAAATGGTGTGGAAGTTTTATTAAATGAAGATACGATAGGATACGAAGGAACCGAACTTGTAGAAGCAGTTCGGACAACAAGCGGGTTACATAAAACAGACCTGGTCATCGTCGCAACAGGAGTACGTCCAAATACACAGTTTGCACAAGGTTTTGCCAAGCTTGAAAATGGTGCCCTAATTGTCAATGAAAAAATGGAGACTTCGATTGCCAATGTGTACGCAGCAGGGGACTGTGCATCTCATTTTAACCGAGTAAACCAAAAGGATGATTATTTACCGCTTGGGACGACAGCAAACAAACAAGGGCGAATTGCAGGGTTGAACATAGCCGGTTTTAACCAGAAATTCCGGGGCATTGTCGGAACATCCATCCTGAAGTTTTTCGATCTTCACATCGGCATGACGGGATTAAATAATGAAGCCGCAGATCGTTTAAATGCACTTGTAGAAGCGTATGAAATGGAAGTAAATGATATTGCAAGTTACTATCCGAATGTACAGCCGATGAAGCTGCGGATGCTTGTCGAACAGCAAAGCCGCAAGCTCGTAGGTCTCCAAATAGTAGGCAGACATGGTGTCGATAAACGAGTCGATGTATTTGCGACAGCACTGTACAATGAAATGACCTTCGAGGAACTGCTTGACTTGGATTTAGCGTATGCACCGCCATTTAGCGGCGTGTGGGATGCAATTATGCAGGCCCCAAAACGCTATGGTAAAAAAGAATAAAACGTCAAAAGCTCCAGCTACTATTGGGAAATAGCTGGAGCTTTTTTGTGCTTAACTTCTTTTTAGTAGCATCTTCCCACCTCTATGAAAGGTTGCAAGATGGCTGGAGGAAGTGTTTATATTTGATCTAAGTGTGTGTTATAAACACTCGCTAAATGAAGTTAAAACCTCGGGTGGATATCCAACGTTTGGATACAATTACGCTGTGACGTAATTGGCAAAGAGGTGTTAGTCAAATTTGTTCAAATTAATTATGTATAGTTATGCGTTCGCTCATGCTAGCAGCTATGTCTTTCTGCAAAGGTGGAATCATGATGAAGGCTCACTACTTGTTTTGAACTTATCCATACTATAGCGCATAATTATTACAAAAACGCTATTTTAATGAATATGTAAATAACATGTAAAATATCAAATTTCATGGGAAAGCCTTTTATATCAAGGGGTTGATGGTGTTTTTAGTGCTTTTTAAAATTATTTTATTGTATTTATATAACAAAAATATGACATCTGTGACGAAATAAAGAAAAATTATTATGGAATAAATAAAGTGATGCAAAACAAACTAAATTTATCATTGAAAAGGAGGAATCATGATGAAAAATGACAGACATGATGTTTTTAACAAAGGATCGGAAAATGCGATAAGTTTAGGTAAAATGATTAACAATACTAAAGAAAATATACATGAGGCTGAAATTAGTAAAGAGTTTGCTCTTCCTGATGAGCTGGAAAATATTGAAGAGAAAAATGCGCGTCGCAGAACAGCCATTGCCCAATTGGAAGAACAGATCAGAGAAAGAAAAGCAGCCAAAGCTAGAAGAGACTCATTTAAATAACTTTTTCAAAAGGTGGAGTATTCGGCTTAAGAGACTGGAGTTTTATGAATTATGGTATGAAGGGCCACGCCCGCGCCAAAGCGCCCCGGAATGGAAATCAATTCTCCAGGATGTAAAAAAGCAGCAATTTTCTTCTAAAGAAAATTGCTGCTTTTTGTTATGTTCCATACTCTTTCTATACTGAACCAAGTTTCAAGAGATTTTTATTGGGAAGTTTTCATTTTCATACTAAAACTATCATACAGTGTTTTGGGAGAGTTGTTCTATTCTAAATGGAATTGCTCAAAATAGTTATTTGCACCAATCAAATGACTTGAAGGAGGTTTCAAATGAAAGCAACAGAATATTACCAAGCATCTGTACAAGAGGTAATGAAAAAGTTGGATGTGACGCAATATGGATTAACTGATTACGAAGTCCGCGGGCGCCTGAAAAAGTATGGCTATAACGAATTGAAAGAAGGAAAGCAGAAAAATATTTTCCAGGTTTTCATTGAGCAGTTTCAGGATTTTCTAGTGCTCATATTAATTGCTGCCGCCATTGTTTCAATTTTCCTCGGAGATATGGATAGCTCCATTGTCATCTTAATCGTCATTATATTAAATGCCATACTCGGAACGGTTCAGCATGCACGGGCAGAAAAATCATTGAACAGTTTAAAGGAAATGGCGGCACCCGTTTCAAAAGTTAAACGCAACGGAGAAATTATTGAAATACCGTCCAGAAATGTAATAGTAGGGGACTTGCTCCTTTTGGAAGCCGGCGATTCTATCAGTGCGGATGGACGAGTAGTTGAAAGCCATAGTTTACAAATAAATGAAAGTTCGTTAACAGGCGAATCTTTGGCGGTCGATAAAGTAGCCAATACAATTATTGAAACAGAGCTTGCTCTAGGGGACAGAAAAAATATGGTGTACTCCGGAAGCTTTGTAACAAATGGTCGTGGGGCAGTTGCAGTTACTTCAATCGGGATGAATACGGAAATCGGAAAAATTGCCAAGCTGATTGACAATGCGAAAGAGAAAAAAACACCATTGCAGGTCAATCTTGATAAATTCGGAAAACGACTTGCTATCGGAATTATCCTTATTTGTATCGTAATTTTTGCTTTGGATATTATTCGGGGGCGTGAGCTGATTGATTCCTTTATGTTTGCAGTTTCATTGGCTGTTGCAGCAATTCCTGAAGCGTTAAGTTCAATCGTGACGATTGTACTGGCAGTAGGTACTCAAAATATGGCAAAAGAAAATGCGATTATACGTAAATTGCCGGCAGTAGAAAGTTTGGGAAGTGTTTCGATTATTTGTACTGACAAAACCGGTACACTGACACAAAATGATATGACGGTTCAGGAAATTTATACAGGGGAGCAGTTTTTCTCCGCCAATGAACTGGAGCTGAACAACCCGAATCATAAAAAACTGCTCGATTTCGCAATACTGTGCAATGATTCCATGATGTTAAAGGATAAAACGATAGGGGATCCGACAGAACTTGCGCTCGTAAAATTGGGGCAGGAGTATGAATTGAGCGAGCAATTGATACGTGGACTTCATCCGCGTGTTGGGGAAATTCCTTTCGATTCCACTCGAAAGTTAATGAGTACCGTTCACCGAATGGGGAACCGAAATGTCATGATTACAAAAGGTGCAGTGGATGAGCTTATTCCCCGTATCAGCCGCATCGATTCAAGCAGCAGTTCAATTATTACGAGCAAACAGCTGGAGCAGATTAACCAGGCGAATACTGCATTTTCGAATGCCGGATTACGGGTAATTGCCATTACGTATAAAGAAGTCTTTTCTTCCAATATAAATGAAAAGGACGAGCAAGGCTTAACATTTGTCGGGCTAATTGCGATGATGGATCCTCCGCGCGATGAATCGGCACAGGCCGTTGCAGACTGTATCGAAGCGGGGATTAAGCCGGTCATGATTACAGGGGACCATAAAATTACGGCAATCGCGATTGCGAAACAACTTGGTGTTTTAAAAAGCCCTGATGAAGCAATTGAAGGAAAAGAAATTGAAAAGCTTTCGGACAGGGAACTGAAAAATAAGGTAGAAAGCTTCTCCGTCTATGCCCGTGTATCACCGGAACACAAAATCCGGATTGTAAAAGCTTGGCAGGAAAAAGGCCATGTTGTGGCAATGACCGGGGACGGGGTAAATGACGCACCGGCGTTAAAACAGGCCGAAATTGGTGTAGCAATGGGGAAAACAGGAACGGAAGTGGCAAAAGATGCGTCAGCAATGATTTTAACAGACGATAATTTTTTAACGATTGTCAAATCGATTTCAAATGGGCGAAGTATTTATGCCAATATTAAAAACGCGATTAAATTTCTGTTATCCGGAAATGCAGGGGCAATATTCGTCGTTTTATATGCGACGCTTTTCGCATTACCGGCTCCGTTTCTGCCGATACACCTGTTGTTTATCAACTTATTGACGGATAGCCTGCCAGCGATTGCGATTGGTTTAGAACCGCATAATAAGAAACTGATGAAGGAAAAACCGCGGAATATAAATGAGTCCCTGTTAAATAAAAAATTCGTATCCCAAGTAGGTTTTGAAGGCCTGATTATTGCAGCAGTCACAATTATCGCCTTCCAAGTGGGCTTATCGACAGGGGATACAGCAGTCGCAACAACGATGGCGTTTGCAACATTATGTTTATCAAGGTTGCTGCATGGATTTAATTGCCGATCGGAAGAATCCATTTTTAAAATAGGAATTTTCTCAAATTTGGCAGTTTGGATCGCCTTTTTACTTGGGTTTACAATACTGAACTTTGTACTGATTAACGGGTTATTTGAAGTTGCTAATTTGACGAGTAACCAATATTTAATGATTTACGGATTATCTTTGGTGCCGTTAGTTATTATCCAAGTCCGTAAACTGTTTTTCGGGTCTGCTAAGGAATAAACAGAAAATGGTAAAAATGTATATGGCAACTTTTCTTGCCGGTTAACATAAAAATAAGGTTAACAAGGTTATGGAAGGATGACATTATTAGCACGACAAAACATTTCTTCGGTCAGGCAATGACAGGGCAGGGCATTAAAAATATTTATAAAGAGTTAATGGATGAAGCAAAAGCTGTGTATTTATTAAAGGGAGCGCACGGATTCAAAGTTTCGGAGTTACTGCAGAAAATTGGCTCTCATTACTGTGAAAAAGGTGCCCACATTGAGCTTTTCCATGATCCTTTATTTGAAAATACGGTCGAGGCTGTTTATATTCAAGCCCCTCATCAGATTTTAATTGTTCAAGCGACAAACCCGTCAATAGAACCTGTATTTCCAGAAGTACGGGATCATGTCATTTCCCTTTATGACTGTGTGGATGAACAACAGATTGCACGAAATGAGAATCTGTCTTCAGTAAATGAATCGAAACAAGCATATTTTGACCAGTGTTTTGCGAAGCTTTCAAATGCTATTCATATTCATGATGATTGGGAAGTGGAAACGAGAAGGCATATGAAATGGAGGGGGTTGGACCAGCAGTTTGCCGAGCTGTCGAACAATCTGTTCGGTGAAACAAAGCGGCAGAAATCCGGCCACCTTACTCATCGCTTACTTGGTACATTAACTCCAGCTGGAGCGCAGGACACAGTACAGAGCATTACGCAAAATCTTGAAAAGAGATTGTTTATTAAAGGGTATCCGGGTACTGGAAAGTCTTCAATGATGAAAAAGTTGGCGAACGAGGCGATAAGCAGAGGGTTTGATGTACAACTCGTTTGGTGCGGCTTGGATTCCAATTCGATAGATATGGTCATTATTCCTGAACTGAAATTCTGTATTTTTGACAGTACGGAGCCGCATGTGTATTTTCCGGATGAAAATCGCTCCGGTGACGAAATTTTCGATATTGCCCAACATTGCCATCCGACAGAAGTTGAGGAAAAAAATATAGAAGCAATCACAGAAAAGTACAAGGCGACGATGGCGGATGCAAAACATTTAGCAGCAAAATACGCAGAACAGGAAAGAAAAGTCCGTGAAGCAATAGATGCTGCTATCGATTTGGATGAATTCAATAAACGAACAGCCTTCCTGTTTGAACTTTTCTGAGTTAAGGAATTTTATAGGCATGGGTCCGACTTCATATCGGATTCATGCCTTATTTTTTGATGGTAGGATTTATATAATAATATTATTTTGAAATAATGCATCAATTTTCGAAATAATAAGTTTTTTAGGAGCTATAAATTTCACTTGAACAAAAAATACTGTATGCTGATGGTGAGCTTTTCATTACAAAGGAGGACTACTCATGAATCGTTTTGAAGGCAAAGTTATAATTGTTACCGGTGCAGGTTCGGGATTAGGACAAGCTGCCACATTACAGCTTGTAAAGGAAGGCGCAAAGCTTGTACTCGTAGATTTAAATCAGGCAGGACTGGACGAAACGAAGAAGAAAGTGCTGGAAGTAGCGGCAAATGCTGAAACATTATTAGTGGCAGCAAACGTAGCGACAGAAAGTGAAGTTGAAAATTTTGTAAATCAAACGGTTGAGAAATTCGGTAAAATTGATGGTTTCTTTAACAACGCGGGAATTGAAGGGAAGCAAAACTTAACTGGTGATTACGGAACTGAGGAATTTCATAAAGTGATCTCCATCAATTTGAACGGTGTCTTCTATGGTATGAAATATGTGCTGAAAGTAATGAAAGAGCAGGGATATGGCTCTATTGTCAATACAGCATCGGTTGGCGGAATCCGTGGTGTCGGAAACCAGTCAGGCTATGCGGCTAGTAAACATGGGGTTGTCGGGTTAACGCGTAACTCGGCTATTGAATACGGCCAATACGGAATTTCGATTAAGGCAATTGCCCCGGGTGCGATCATGACACCGATGGTAGAAGGATCACTACGCCAAATGGGCGGTGATAACTGGGAGGAAGTCGGCAAGGAATTTGTAAAGCCGAATCCGATGAGACGTTTCGGTAAGCCGGAAGAAGTCGGTTATTTAGTAGCATTCCTGCTATCAAATGAAGCGGACTTCATCAACGCAGCAGTTATCCCAATCGACGGCGGCCAGTCTTATAAATATTAAATGTTAGGGGTTGGGACAGAATTAGTTCCAGTTTACGCAAAAAGAGAAATTGCACAATGCAATTTCTCTTTTTTGCGTTTTATAAAGAAAATATTGGAAGAGGTGTTATCCTCTTACCGCATACTTCCTTGAATACTGCGGAGCGTTTAAGCCAGCAGTGCGGAACTTTATACCAGTGAATGCGGAGTTTTGAGCCACCGAGTGCGGACGATTAAGCCACTCGTTAAAAATAAGAGGGAAACAACCACTACTAGTAGTGATTTGTTTCCCTCTTTCATGCTATGGAGGACTAGCGCTTGATGGGCTTTAGTCCATGACGTTCGCGCATCGATACTTCGCCATCAATTAAAATGTGGTAGGAATCATGGACGATGCGGTCTAAAATGGCATCTGCGATTTGGGCATGGCCAAGTTTGTCGTACCAGCCTTCCGGCGCAAATTGAGAACAGAAGATCGTTTTAGACGGGCTTCTACGATTTCAAAGACATTTAAAACTTGTTCTTCTGTGAGTTCTGTTAAGAGCCATTCATCAATGATTAATAAATCGATTTTTTTATAGTGTTGAATGAGCTTTCGATAGCTGCCATCTGCTTCATATTTAGCTACAGCTAATTCATCAAGTAGCTCAGGTAGGCGAATATATTTTACTTTATGGAATTGACGGCAGGCATGAATGCCGAATGCATTCGCTATATAGCTTTTTCCGTTGCCTGAAGCGCCCATTAAAATGATATTGTGGTGATTTTGAATATAGTTTCCTGTGGCTAGTTCTAAGATGAGTTTTTTATCTAAATGGCGATCTGAGTGGTATTCAATATCTTCAATGGCAGCCGATGGCTCATTGAATGTTGCTTGTTTAATTAAACGAGCAAGTTTGTTGGATTTGCGGCGATCGTATTCGGTATCCGTTAAGAGACTGAAAAGTTCATCAAAGTCCATCTCACGATAAGACTGATTTCGACTCATTTCTTGATAAAGTTCGGCCATTGCGCTTAAGCCCATTTCTGAAAGCTTACGTAACGTTTCTTGTTTACTCATTTTTTCTCCCTCCCAAAGTAAGCAGCTCCACGTGTAAAACCATGATTTTCGGTTGAAGCTGTAGTTGATTTTTTGGGTTTATTTTTGGCTTTAGACGTTTGTTTGGTTCTTTCTAATAGTCCCTTTAAAACCGTATTGGATGGGTTAGATGAGATTTCAAGCAACGTAGTAAAATCGCTTGTTCAAGTTCTTCAACTGCGTATTTTTTCGTGAGATTTTGTAGCGTATTTAAAATTTGAAGTGCCTTTTTCTCTACATGATTTTCTAAAATATACGCGACATACTTTTCTGTACATGGACCGATGGTTGCTGCCCATTTTGAGCTGTTTTCTGGATTATGCTCCACATATGAACGATGATGGTCAGGCATATGGTCGATGTTTGTGGAATATTGTCCAACGTTGCCTTTTAATCGTTTATGGGATGCAATTCTAGTTTCTTTAAAGTACACTTCAATTAGATCTGTTGTTAAGCGAATATCTACCGATTCACGGGCGTATTCGTAAGGGACGGAATAATACATGCGTTCAACTTGGATGTGGTAGTTCAGTTGAACCTTGGCGGTTTTCCATTCCGTCATCTTAAAGCGTGTTGGAGGAAGTTGTTGGAGAGTGCTTTTCTCTTCTTCCTCAAATACGCTTTTTCGTGTTCCAGGACGTTTTTGAAAATCGGTGGTGTTGATTTCTTCAAGTTTTTCAACGATATGTTGATTCAGTTCATTGATGTGAAAACACTGTATGTTGCGTAAAGCAGCGATAATTTGCCGTGAGGCATGTCCCACACTACCTTCGGCACTTGGTTTATCTTTTGGCTTTTGTACGCGACTTGGCACAATGACCGTGCGATAATGATCAGCCAGCTCACGATAAGCTTCATTTAGAACTGATTCTTCGCGCTTTGCTTTAATCACACCTGTTTTTAAATTATCTGGCACAAGTGTCTCTGTAACCCCTCCAAAGTAATCAAAGGCGTGGATATGTGCTGTCAACCAGTTGGCGGATGTCATATCTAGAAACGCTTCTACATACATCATTTGGCTGTAAGGTAAGGCAGCCACAAAAACATAGGCAGTTAAGTCCTCTCCTGTTGCACGATCTTGAATTGAAAGCGTTGCGCCTGCCCAATCTACTTCCAAAATTTCACCTGGTTTGCGTTTTAAAGGCATGGTTAATTTAAATTTTCGCGCATAATGACCGTACTTTTCAGCGAATGTACGATAAGCATAAGGGATTTTTTTAGCCTCCTTTGCGGCTATTGCGTACTCATGATGTAACAATTTAAGCGTGACGTGCTTTTTCTGCAGCTCCTTGTGTACATACTCCCAATCCACTGGACAGTAACCTTTTTCAATTGGCTGTTTCTCTGGGTAGAGATACTCTTCAAGCCACACATTTGTCATCGTATCGTTCAATGAGGTGACGTTTAGCTTTGCGGCACGTTGGATGACATCGGATACGGTATTGCGAGCGTGTCCGGTACTAGCGCTAATTGTACGTTGGCTAATTTGGTCGAAGGAAAGAGCTAATATCTTTCGGTAATCAATCATAAAAAATCCTCCTGTTCTGAAGTGTCATACCTGTTGGTATGCTCCTTCATTATACAGGAGGTTTAAGGGAATATATGTAAGTGGCTCAAAGTTTCCGCATTCGGTGGCTCAATTGTCCGCATTGAGTGGCTTAAAGTTCCGCACTGGTGGTCTTTTTGCTCCGCAATAATCACTTCCTTAAATTTGTGGCCATTAATGCCAAACCTATTTCGTTAGTAACTTTCGATTTTCCACGAACAGAAAATCGACGGAAACACAAATTAGCCTTCAAGAATCCAAAAACTGGTTCCACGTCGATTTTACGTCGACGATAAATGGCAG belongs to Solibacillus sp. FSL W7-1436 and includes:
- a CDS encoding SDR family oxidoreductase; the encoded protein is MNRFEGKVIIVTGAGSGLGQAATLQLVKEGAKLVLVDLNQAGLDETKKKVLEVAANAETLLVAANVATESEVENFVNQTVEKFGKIDGFFNNAGIEGKQNLTGDYGTEEFHKVISINLNGVFYGMKYVLKVMKEQGYGSIVNTASVGGIRGVGNQSGYAASKHGVVGLTRNSAIEYGQYGISIKAIAPGAIMTPMVEGSLRQMGGDNWEEVGKEFVKPNPMRRFGKPEEVGYLVAFLLSNEADFINAAVIPIDGGQSYKY
- a CDS encoding spore protein Tlp, yielding MMKNDRHDVFNKGSENAISLGKMINNTKENIHEAEISKEFALPDELENIEEKNARRRTAIAQLEEQIRERKAAKARRDSFK
- a CDS encoding FAD-dependent oxidoreductase → MKVVIIGGDAAGMSAAMEIVRNNKAAHIVVLEKGEIYSYGQCGLPYVINGKVPHTEDLIARDVEEFRSKYGIDARIFHEVTAVDTKLQKVSGIDVNSMEPFEFIYDKLLIATGASPTMPKIDNGDLKGIHTVKTIPQMDALMEQLPHVKHVTVIGGGYIGLEVVETLRERGLDVRLIQRGSTLMSILDAQLTGIIYEEAIKNGVEVLLNEDTIGYEGTELVEAVRTTSGLHKTDLVIVATGVRPNTQFAQGFAKLENGALIVNEKMETSIANVYAAGDCASHFNRVNQKDDYLPLGTTANKQGRIAGLNIAGFNQKFRGIVGTSILKFFDLHIGMTGLNNEAADRLNALVEAYEMEVNDIASYYPNVQPMKLRMLVEQQSRKLVGLQIVGRHGVDKRVDVFATALYNEMTFEELLDLDLAYAPPFSGVWDAIMQAPKRYGKKE
- a CDS encoding cation-translocating P-type ATPase — protein: MKATEYYQASVQEVMKKLDVTQYGLTDYEVRGRLKKYGYNELKEGKQKNIFQVFIEQFQDFLVLILIAAAIVSIFLGDMDSSIVILIVIILNAILGTVQHARAEKSLNSLKEMAAPVSKVKRNGEIIEIPSRNVIVGDLLLLEAGDSISADGRVVESHSLQINESSLTGESLAVDKVANTIIETELALGDRKNMVYSGSFVTNGRGAVAVTSIGMNTEIGKIAKLIDNAKEKKTPLQVNLDKFGKRLAIGIILICIVIFALDIIRGRELIDSFMFAVSLAVAAIPEALSSIVTIVLAVGTQNMAKENAIIRKLPAVESLGSVSIICTDKTGTLTQNDMTVQEIYTGEQFFSANELELNNPNHKKLLDFAILCNDSMMLKDKTIGDPTELALVKLGQEYELSEQLIRGLHPRVGEIPFDSTRKLMSTVHRMGNRNVMITKGAVDELIPRISRIDSSSSSIITSKQLEQINQANTAFSNAGLRVIAITYKEVFSSNINEKDEQGLTFVGLIAMMDPPRDESAQAVADCIEAGIKPVMITGDHKITAIAIAKQLGVLKSPDEAIEGKEIEKLSDRELKNKVESFSVYARVSPEHKIRIVKAWQEKGHVVAMTGDGVNDAPALKQAEIGVAMGKTGTEVAKDASAMILTDDNFLTIVKSISNGRSIYANIKNAIKFLLSGNAGAIFVVLYATLFALPAPFLPIHLLFINLLTDSLPAIAIGLEPHNKKLMKEKPRNINESLLNKKFVSQVGFEGLIIAAVTIIAFQVGLSTGDTAVATTMAFATLCLSRLLHGFNCRSEESIFKIGIFSNLAVWIAFLLGFTILNFVLINGLFEVANLTSNQYLMIYGLSLVPLVIIQVRKLFFGSAKE
- the istA gene encoding IS21 family transposase codes for the protein MIDYRKILALSFDQISQRTISASTGHARNTVSDVIQRAAKLNVTSLNDTMTNVWLEEYLYPEKQPIEKGYCPVDWEYVHKELQKKHVTLKLLHHEYAIAAKEAKKIPYAYRTFAEKYGHYARKFKLTMPLKRKPGEILEVDWAGATLSIQDRATGEDLTAYVFVAALPYSQMMYVEAFLDMTSANWLTAHIHAFDYFGGVTETLVPDNLKTGVIKAKREESVLNEAYRELADHYRTVIVPSRVQKPKDKPSAEGSVGHASRQIIAALRNIQCFHINELNQHIVEKLEEINTTDFQKRPGTRKSVFEEEEKSTLQQLPPTRFKMTEWKTAKVQLNYHIQVERMYYSVPYEYARESVDIRLTTDLIEVYFKETRIASHKRLKGNVGQYSTNIDHMPDHHRSYVEHNPENSSKWAATIGPCTEKYVAYILENHVEKKALQILNTLQNLTKKYAVEELEQAILLRCLKSHLTHPIRF
- a CDS encoding nucleotide kinase — encoded protein: MPVNIKIRLTRLWKDDIISTTKHFFGQAMTGQGIKNIYKELMDEAKAVYLLKGAHGFKVSELLQKIGSHYCEKGAHIELFHDPLFENTVEAVYIQAPHQILIVQATNPSIEPVFPEVRDHVISLYDCVDEQQIARNENLSSVNESKQAYFDQCFAKLSNAIHIHDDWEVETRRHMKWRGLDQQFAELSNNLFGETKRQKSGHLTHRLLGTLTPAGAQDTVQSITQNLEKRLFIKGYPGTGKSSMMKKLANEAISRGFDVQLVWCGLDSNSIDMVIIPELKFCIFDSTEPHVYFPDENRSGDEIFDIAQHCHPTEVEEKNIEAITEKYKATMADAKHLAAKYAEQERKVREAIDAAIDLDEFNKRTAFLFELF